One region of Candidatus Thermoplasmatota archaeon genomic DNA includes:
- a CDS encoding right-handed parallel beta-helix repeat-containing protein, whose protein sequence is MWPVLLAVSLLATGVGFASAPVAVAPSHLPHPSITIVGDAAFDGPFSGVVDGVGTADDPYVIRGWEIVHTAQAGIRLEGTTAHVVIEDVVIRDLTGRVAAAPGCATRPGPECREPIGIHLAQAENVVVRDVRVTDHRFNVFVESSRGIAIEDTDFTPPVPDLLLTYLGVYVLRSEDVRISNVVFAGSESGLAVRASANVLVEGSTFRRTPLDSLFFGEASRAVTLKENRFADATVLVDGDHEAFSLVDNLFVGASSAFRASEEIEFPTRLPSALVCGNTFEGSRHPEAALWLAKSQDVHIVGNLFSNVTRGLRLDLGDRGLVEKNRFEDAGTAASIFNAGGWAFHNNSIVRSATGLVAEAGLPGNATRNWWGDATGPSGVGAGSGAALESTGFVPYDPWLVEEPKLKTKCPKLKPVRH, encoded by the coding sequence ATGTGGCCCGTTCTCCTTGCGGTGAGCCTCCTTGCGACCGGCGTCGGCTTCGCGTCGGCGCCGGTCGCGGTGGCGCCGTCCCACCTCCCGCATCCGAGCATCACGATCGTGGGCGACGCCGCCTTCGACGGCCCCTTCTCGGGGGTCGTGGACGGCGTCGGCACGGCCGACGACCCCTACGTCATCCGCGGTTGGGAGATCGTCCACACGGCGCAGGCCGGCATCCGGCTAGAAGGGACCACCGCGCACGTCGTCATCGAGGACGTCGTCATCCGGGACCTCACGGGACGCGTCGCGGCCGCGCCCGGCTGCGCGACGAGACCGGGCCCCGAATGTCGGGAGCCCATCGGCATCCATCTCGCGCAGGCCGAGAACGTCGTCGTCCGGGACGTCCGCGTCACGGACCACCGGTTCAACGTCTTCGTCGAGTCGTCCCGCGGCATCGCAATCGAGGACACCGACTTCACGCCGCCGGTCCCGGACCTCCTCCTCACGTATCTCGGCGTCTACGTCCTGCGGTCCGAGGACGTCCGCATCTCGAACGTCGTGTTCGCGGGGTCGGAATCGGGCCTCGCGGTCCGCGCGTCCGCAAACGTGCTCGTGGAGGGCTCGACCTTCCGGCGCACGCCCCTGGATTCGCTGTTTTTCGGAGAGGCGAGCCGCGCGGTGACGCTCAAGGAGAACCGTTTCGCGGACGCGACGGTGCTCGTGGACGGCGATCACGAGGCCTTCTCGCTCGTCGACAACCTCTTCGTGGGCGCCTCGTCCGCGTTCCGGGCGAGCGAGGAGATCGAGTTCCCCACGAGGCTGCCGTCGGCGCTCGTCTGCGGCAACACGTTCGAGGGCTCGCGGCACCCTGAAGCCGCCCTGTGGCTTGCGAAGTCGCAGGACGTCCACATCGTGGGCAATCTCTTCTCCAACGTCACGCGCGGCCTCCGGCTCGATCTCGGGGACCGGGGCCTCGTGGAGAAGAACCGGTTCGAGGACGCGGGCACAGCCGCGTCGATCTTCAACGCCGGCGGCTGGGCCTTCCACAACAACTCGATCGTCCGGTCCGCGACGGGCCTCGTCGCCGAGGCCGGGCTGCCGGGCAACGCCACGCGCAACTGGTGGGGCGACGCGACCGGCCCCTCGGGCGTCGGCGCCGGATCGGGCGCGGCCCTCGAATCGACCGGCTTCGTGCCGTACGACCCCTGGCTCGTCGAGGAGCCGAAGCTCAAGACGAAGTGCCCGAAGCTCAAGCCCGTGAGGCATTAG
- a CDS encoding NOB1 family endonuclease yields the protein MDAPLVLDTSALLSGRPVRLAGATYVPPEVLDEMRRPGASARNLEYLLAAGLAVRAATPGALAAARAAAERTGDLPRLSRADLAVLALAVDLGARIATDDYRVQNVAVALGIAHEGRAERGITEAWTWVYRCNGCRRVHATDPGACPVCGAATRAVRARPGQKP from the coding sequence ATGGACGCCCCCCTCGTGCTCGACACCTCCGCGCTCCTCTCCGGCCGCCCCGTGCGGCTTGCGGGCGCGACGTACGTGCCGCCCGAGGTCCTCGACGAGATGCGCCGCCCCGGCGCGAGCGCGCGCAACCTGGAGTATCTGCTCGCCGCGGGCCTCGCGGTGCGCGCGGCGACGCCGGGGGCCCTCGCGGCGGCGCGCGCCGCGGCCGAGCGCACGGGCGACCTTCCGCGCCTCTCCCGCGCCGACCTCGCGGTGCTCGCGCTCGCGGTCGACCTCGGGGCGCGGATCGCGACCGACGACTACCGCGTGCAGAACGTCGCGGTCGCGCTCGGGATCGCGCACGAGGGACGCGCGGAGCGCGGCATCACGGAGGCGTGGACCTGGGTCTATCGCTGCAACGGATGTCGCCGGGTGCACGCGACCGACCCCGGAGCGTGCCCGGTGTGCGGCGCCGCGACGCGCGCGGTGCGGGCGCGACCCGGCCAGAAGCCTTGA
- the gyrB gene encoding DNA topoisomerase (ATP-hydrolyzing) subunit B, with protein sequence MTEKKASESQQDYGAASIQVLEGLAAVRKRPGMYIGSTDQRGLHHLVYELVDNSVDEALAGRCSAIEVTLHKDGSVTVSDDGQGIPTDIHPKYGKPALEIVLTQLHAGGKFDRGAYKVSGGLHGVGLSVVAALSEWLETTVVYRGEKAFVRLERGVPVAPMQRLGPAPGHGTSQRFKPDATIFTDTVFNGETLVTRLRELAFLNSGLKITFTDETSDRREVFQYEGGLAEFVKWINKGRSPLHPDIITFSGEDQGQMVDVAMQWTDGYTENVFSFANDINTAEGGTHMVGFKGAVTRVVNRYARESKALKSGEDDLSGEDTREGLTAIVSLKIPEPQFEGQTKTKLGNAETRGIVDSIVAGKLATYLEEHPRVGAIIVEKCLQAQRAREAARKARELTRRKGLLESSTLPGKLADCASRDPTTSELYIVEGDSAGGSAKQGRNREFQAILPLRGKILNVEKSRLDKILKNQLIQDMIAAIGAGVEEEFDLSKARYHKIIIMTDADVDGAHIRTLLLTFFYRTMRPLIESGYVYIAQPPLYKIKKGKTERYAYTEKDKDAILAEIGSQGVGLQRYKGLGEMNPTQLWETTMNPATRTLAKVTVEDAVEADRLFTLLMGDAVEPRRDYIMEHARDVRVLDV encoded by the coding sequence ATGACCGAGAAGAAGGCCTCCGAGTCGCAGCAAGACTACGGCGCGGCCTCGATCCAGGTGCTCGAAGGGCTCGCCGCGGTGCGCAAGCGCCCGGGCATGTACATCGGCTCGACCGACCAGCGCGGCCTCCACCACCTCGTGTACGAGCTCGTCGACAACTCGGTCGACGAGGCCCTCGCGGGCCGCTGCAGCGCGATCGAGGTCACGCTCCACAAGGACGGTTCGGTGACGGTCTCCGACGACGGTCAGGGCATCCCGACCGACATCCACCCCAAGTACGGGAAGCCGGCGCTCGAGATCGTGCTCACCCAGCTCCACGCGGGCGGCAAGTTCGACCGCGGCGCCTACAAGGTGTCGGGCGGTCTCCACGGCGTCGGCCTCTCGGTGGTCGCGGCCCTCTCGGAGTGGCTCGAGACGACGGTCGTGTACCGCGGCGAGAAGGCGTTCGTGCGGCTCGAGCGCGGCGTCCCGGTCGCCCCCATGCAGCGCCTCGGACCCGCGCCCGGGCACGGCACGAGCCAGCGCTTCAAGCCCGACGCGACGATCTTCACCGACACCGTGTTCAACGGCGAGACCCTCGTCACGCGGCTGCGCGAGCTCGCCTTCCTGAACTCGGGCCTCAAGATCACGTTCACGGACGAGACGAGCGACCGGCGCGAGGTCTTCCAGTACGAGGGCGGCCTCGCCGAGTTCGTGAAATGGATCAACAAGGGCCGCTCGCCCCTCCATCCCGACATCATCACCTTCTCGGGCGAGGACCAGGGGCAGATGGTCGACGTCGCGATGCAGTGGACGGACGGATACACGGAGAACGTGTTCTCGTTCGCGAACGACATCAACACGGCCGAGGGCGGTACGCACATGGTCGGCTTCAAGGGCGCCGTGACGCGCGTCGTGAACCGCTACGCCCGCGAGTCGAAGGCGCTCAAGTCCGGCGAGGACGACCTTTCGGGCGAGGACACGCGCGAAGGCCTCACCGCCATCGTGAGCCTGAAGATCCCCGAGCCCCAGTTCGAGGGCCAGACGAAGACGAAGCTCGGGAACGCGGAGACCCGCGGCATCGTGGACTCGATCGTGGCGGGCAAGCTCGCGACGTACCTCGAGGAGCACCCGCGCGTCGGGGCCATCATCGTCGAGAAGTGCCTGCAGGCCCAGCGCGCCCGCGAAGCCGCCCGCAAGGCCCGCGAGCTGACGCGCCGCAAGGGGCTCCTCGAGTCCTCGACGCTCCCGGGCAAGCTCGCGGACTGCGCAAGCCGCGACCCGACGACCTCGGAGCTCTACATCGTCGAGGGCGACTCGGCCGGCGGGTCCGCGAAGCAGGGGCGCAACCGCGAGTTCCAGGCCATCCTTCCGCTTCGCGGCAAGATCCTCAACGTCGAGAAGAGCCGTCTCGACAAGATCCTGAAGAACCAGCTCATCCAGGACATGATCGCGGCGATCGGCGCGGGCGTCGAGGAGGAGTTCGACCTCTCGAAGGCCCGCTACCACAAGATCATCATCATGACCGATGCGGACGTTGACGGCGCCCACATCCGGACGCTCCTCCTCACGTTCTTCTACCGGACGATGCGTCCGCTCATCGAGTCGGGCTACGTGTACATCGCGCAGCCGCCCCTCTACAAGATCAAGAAGGGCAAGACCGAGCGCTACGCGTACACCGAGAAGGACAAGGACGCGATCCTCGCGGAGATCGGATCGCAGGGGGTGGGGCTCCAGCGCTACAAGGGTCTCGGCGAGATGAACCCGACCCAGCTCTGGGAGACGACGATGAATCCCGCGACGCGCACGCTCGCGAAGGTCACGGTCGAGGACGCGGTGGAGGCCGATCGCCTCTTCACGCTCCTCATGGGCGACGCGGTTGAGCCGCGCCGCGACTACATCATGGAGCACGCGCGGGACGTGCGGGTGCTGGACGTCTGA